From Gemmatimonadaceae bacterium, the proteins below share one genomic window:
- the mgtE gene encoding magnesium transporter — translation MHQDERDSERSVAALVAPDILDLLETDPRAIAAETEELHAADLADVAELLEPELVPRLLGALPLPRAAQVLEYLDDELRAELLETMEPEQAAALISRMTPDERADALEEMDEEVADEILEAIPERERAETERLLQYEPDTAGGLMTTEFVSLHDQLTSDDALAAVRTIARAGRREAMGTIYAVDSRGALTGVLSLRELLAASAGTKLAEIAWTEIVTVHPEADREAVAQLTSNYDLVAVPVVDETRHLLGVVTVDDVIDVIQEESTEDAQKFGGMEALEEPYLHVSFVHLLKKRTPWLLVLFVGQMFTAAAMGYFEDAINTATVLALFVPLIISSGGNSGSQATSLIIRAMALQELGARDWTRVMLREAGMGLVLGLMLAAVGVLRILIWEWAGLYGFGEHYTLLATTIGVTVVGVVLFGTLTGAMLPFVLRRLGFDPASASAPLVATLVDVTGVVLYFSTAIAILRGTLL, via the coding sequence GTGCACCAAGACGAGCGCGATTCCGAGCGGTCTGTCGCCGCCCTGGTCGCCCCCGACATCCTCGACCTGCTCGAGACGGATCCGCGGGCCATCGCCGCGGAGACGGAGGAGCTGCACGCCGCCGACCTCGCCGACGTCGCCGAGCTGCTTGAGCCGGAGCTCGTCCCGCGCCTGCTCGGCGCGCTGCCGCTGCCGCGCGCCGCCCAGGTCCTCGAGTACCTCGACGACGAACTGCGCGCCGAACTGCTCGAGACGATGGAGCCGGAGCAGGCGGCGGCGCTGATCTCGCGGATGACGCCGGACGAGCGCGCCGACGCCCTCGAGGAGATGGACGAGGAGGTCGCCGACGAGATCCTAGAGGCAATCCCCGAGCGCGAACGCGCCGAGACCGAGCGGCTGCTGCAGTACGAGCCAGACACCGCCGGCGGCCTGATGACCACGGAGTTCGTCTCGCTGCACGACCAACTCACCTCCGACGACGCGCTGGCCGCGGTGCGCACGATTGCCCGCGCGGGACGCCGCGAGGCGATGGGCACCATCTACGCAGTGGACAGCCGCGGCGCCCTCACCGGCGTGCTCTCGCTGCGCGAACTGCTGGCGGCCTCGGCCGGCACCAAGCTCGCCGAGATCGCGTGGACGGAAATCGTCACGGTGCACCCGGAGGCCGACCGCGAGGCCGTCGCACAGCTCACGTCCAACTACGACCTCGTCGCCGTGCCGGTGGTGGACGAGACGCGGCACTTGCTGGGTGTCGTCACGGTGGACGACGTCATCGACGTCATCCAGGAGGAGTCGACGGAGGACGCGCAGAAGTTCGGCGGCATGGAGGCGCTCGAGGAGCCCTACCTGCACGTGAGCTTCGTCCACCTGCTCAAGAAGCGCACGCCCTGGCTGCTGGTGCTCTTCGTCGGCCAGATGTTCACCGCCGCGGCGATGGGCTACTTCGAGGACGCCATCAACACGGCCACGGTGCTCGCGCTCTTCGTGCCGCTCATCATTTCCTCCGGCGGCAACTCCGGCTCGCAGGCCACGTCGTTGATCATCCGCGCGATGGCCCTGCAGGAACTCGGCGCCCGCGACTGGACGCGCGTGATGCTACGCGAGGCCGGGATGGGCTTGGTCCTCGGCCTGATGCTCGCCGCCGTCGGCGTGCTGCGCATCCTCATCTGGGAATGGGCGGGCCTCTACGGATTCGGCGAGCACTACACGCTGCTCGCCACCACCATCGGCGTGACCGTGGTCGGCGTGGTGCTCTTCGGCACCCTCACCGGCGCGATGCTGCCCTTCGTGCTCCGGCGACTCGGCTTCGACCCTGCCAGCGCCTCGGCGCCGCTGGTTGCCACGCTGGTGGACGTCACCGGCGTGGTGCTCTACTTCTCGACCGCCATCGCCATCCTGCGCGGGACGCTGCTCTGA
- a CDS encoding carbohydrate binding family 9 domain-containing protein: protein MIPAPTARAATAARAETPPVLDGKDTDEIWRVAPAITQFRQHDPVEDGDPRFRTEAKVAYDAKYLYVYVRAFDPSPDSVMAFLSRRDQRTQSDYIHLMVDAYNDKRTGFRFSVNPRGVKRDFYLSNDSNEDASWDGVWDVVTAVDEQGWTAEFRVPFNQLRFPAADEHTFGFAIWRDVARYNERVSWPLYRRSQTGLVSQWGEVDGFAGIASPRRLEMLPYTVSSNAPRPRAGGGFERYQQTTVGADLKYGITSNLTLDATVNPDFGQVEADPGVLNLSAFEQFFEERRPFFLEGAGIFSFANNLFYSRRVGRSPQLSGTYYDVHNPQNSTILGAAKITGRTAGGLNVGFLNAVTQRELGASNRTIEPQTNYLVARLQQDLRGGNSGVGMMVTATNRSLDDDSRDYLRDGAYAFGIDARHRFWNNNYQVSGSAVGSYVTGSPEAMLRTQLTSVHQYQRPDSRFTVDSAMTSMGGSRINAGVSKTGGGITRFNFGATRTSAGYEVNDAGFLSRADILQNGNWYGLQFQTPTKYYRRMFVNFNQWNDWNTQGMRLNSGANVNINGELPNQWWFWTGWNVNGIGEVYDDRSARGGPALRRNLRQNGWFGFETDGRKPISLVLQGFFVLPDASETSEWGVDPSIAFRIASSVQGSLGLGYYWSKNDQQWYGNFDTPTGRAYTFARLDQRTTSLTARLDYTMTPTLSLQLYAQPFITSGDYSNLREMADPTADRYEDRFQPYTATTPDDFNFKQFRSNTVLRWEYRPGSVLFLVWQQGREDFSNPGTFDFGRDYRDLFQTRASNTFLIKASYWFSM from the coding sequence GTGATCCCCGCGCCGACCGCGCGCGCGGCCACGGCGGCCCGCGCCGAGACACCTCCGGTGCTCGACGGCAAGGATACGGATGAGATCTGGCGCGTTGCGCCGGCCATCACGCAGTTCCGCCAGCACGATCCCGTTGAGGATGGCGATCCGCGCTTCCGGACGGAGGCGAAGGTCGCCTACGACGCCAAGTACCTCTACGTGTACGTGCGCGCCTTCGATCCGTCGCCGGACTCGGTGATGGCCTTCCTCTCGCGGCGCGACCAGCGCACGCAGAGCGACTACATCCACCTGATGGTGGACGCCTACAACGACAAGCGCACGGGCTTCCGCTTCTCCGTGAACCCGCGCGGCGTGAAGCGCGACTTCTACCTGTCGAACGACAGCAACGAGGATGCGTCCTGGGACGGTGTCTGGGACGTGGTGACCGCGGTGGATGAGCAGGGCTGGACCGCGGAGTTCCGCGTGCCGTTCAACCAGCTGCGCTTCCCGGCGGCCGACGAGCATACGTTCGGATTCGCGATCTGGCGCGATGTGGCGCGCTACAACGAGCGCGTGTCCTGGCCGCTGTACCGCCGCAGCCAGACCGGCCTCGTGTCGCAGTGGGGCGAGGTGGACGGCTTTGCGGGCATCGCCTCGCCGCGCCGTCTCGAGATGCTGCCCTACACGGTCTCGTCGAACGCGCCGCGCCCGCGGGCCGGCGGAGGATTCGAGCGCTACCAGCAGACGACCGTGGGTGCCGACCTCAAGTACGGTATCACCTCGAACCTCACGCTCGACGCCACGGTGAACCCGGACTTCGGCCAGGTCGAGGCGGATCCTGGCGTGCTCAACCTGTCGGCCTTCGAGCAGTTCTTCGAGGAGCGGCGGCCCTTCTTCCTGGAAGGTGCGGGCATCTTCTCGTTTGCCAACAACCTGTTCTATTCGCGTCGCGTGGGCCGTTCACCGCAGCTCAGCGGCACCTACTACGACGTGCACAACCCGCAGAACAGCACCATCCTCGGCGCGGCCAAGATCACGGGCCGCACGGCCGGTGGGCTGAACGTGGGCTTCCTCAATGCGGTGACCCAGCGCGAGCTGGGCGCCAGCAACCGGACGATCGAGCCGCAGACCAACTATCTGGTCGCCCGCCTGCAGCAGGACCTGCGCGGCGGCAACTCCGGCGTCGGCATGATGGTCACGGCCACGAATCGGTCGCTGGACGACGATTCGCGCGACTACCTGCGTGACGGCGCGTACGCGTTCGGCATCGACGCGCGGCATCGCTTCTGGAACAACAACTATCAGGTCAGCGGCTCCGCCGTGGGCTCGTACGTGACTGGTAGTCCCGAGGCGATGCTGCGCACGCAGCTCACCTCGGTGCACCAGTACCAGCGGCCGGACTCGCGCTTCACCGTGGACTCCGCGATGACGTCGATGGGGGGATCGCGCATCAACGCCGGCGTGAGCAAGACGGGCGGCGGCATCACGCGGTTCAACTTCGGGGCCACGCGCACCAGCGCCGGCTACGAGGTCAACGACGCCGGATTCCTGTCGCGGGCCGACATCCTGCAGAACGGCAACTGGTACGGCCTGCAGTTCCAGACGCCGACCAAGTACTACCGCCGCATGTTCGTGAACTTCAACCAGTGGAACGACTGGAACACGCAGGGGATGCGGCTCAACTCCGGTGCGAACGTCAATATCAACGGCGAGCTGCCCAACCAGTGGTGGTTCTGGACGGGCTGGAACGTGAATGGCATCGGCGAGGTCTACGACGACCGCTCCGCCCGCGGCGGTCCGGCGCTACGCCGCAACCTCCGGCAGAACGGCTGGTTCGGCTTTGAGACGGACGGTCGCAAGCCGATCAGCCTCGTGCTCCAGGGATTCTTCGTGCTGCCGGACGCCAGCGAGACCAGCGAGTGGGGCGTCGATCCGTCGATTGCCTTCCGCATCGCCAGCAGCGTGCAGGGCAGCCTGGGCCTCGGCTACTACTGGAGCAAGAACGACCAGCAGTGGTACGGCAACTTCGATACGCCGACCGGTCGGGCCTACACGTTTGCCCGCCTGGACCAGCGGACCACCTCGTTGACGGCACGGCTGGACTACACGATGACGCCGACGCTGTCGCTGCAGCTGTACGCCCAGCCGTTCATCACCTCGGGCGACTACTCGAACCTGCGCGAGATGGCCGACCCGACGGCGGACCGCTACGAGGACCGCTTCCAGCCGTACACGGCAACCACCCCGGACGACTTCAACTTCAAGCAGTTCCGTTCCAATACCGTGCTGCGCTGGGAGTACCGGCCCGGCTCCGTGCTCTTCCTGGTCTGGCAGCAGGGGCGCGAGGACTTCTCGAATCCGGGCACCTTCGACTTCGGCCGCGACTACCGCGACCTGTTCCAGACCCGGGCCAGCAACACGTTCCTGATCAAGGCCTCGTATTGGTTCTCGATGTAG